A part of Tardiphaga sp. vice304 genomic DNA contains:
- a CDS encoding antitoxin MazE family protein produces MASRRERLRAQGLRPVQYWVPDLRDPAVVADLKRQAKLMAQHPQNAELDDWLDKAIDWDEWR; encoded by the coding sequence ATGGCGTCGCGGCGCGAGCGGTTGCGCGCGCAGGGGCTTCGGCCGGTGCAGTACTGGGTACCGGATCTGCGCGATCCGGCTGTGGTCGCCGACCTGAAGCGTCAGGCAAAACTGATGGCGCAGCATCCGCAGAATGCCGAACTCGACGATTGGCTGGACAAGGCGATCGACTGGGACGAATGGAGATAA
- a CDS encoding glycosyltransferase family 39 protein, with the protein MKKAVRRAVAPPISRLRRRGFGRRGAARLIAWARHERLATWLVAGFALAHGVLWTAILTQLKAAQDVHFDVAEGYAWGQKLLLGYGKHPPLSGWVAGAWFDVFPPTDWATFGLAMATVSVGMMICWQIALRVVDRRRAFLVVVMLALYPIFNFKGFKYNPDLLQLVTLPLLVLAYLDAFDKRTLRSGILLGAAGALALMTKYWVVTMIGAIGLAALIHPARMLFLRSPAPWAAIVTLAALMIPHGIWLKQVNFAPFLYAGGTYAISSHLQSVQLVLGYLGHNGALLALPLVLAALALAWSPRRWKLPWQDPRAFLAEPWSMRDNQGVRRDQALNIWLIQGIVAVGPPLGALAFNVYLKTDWGISLFFLVPLAVVAIPSLRVPGAAVVRLAAIWLVLTLLTLVLAPQIAIATLPHDAEGRFTHISYSQLSRQLTEIWHARFHSPWKVAAGYTDVGEQMTFYSPDHPMPLTPYEPWPSGLTSLEEAKREGFIGICQIDDWKQAMCDQWMRENAANGERIVVSTRHFFKGQASAATKWNVVIVPPGR; encoded by the coding sequence ATGAAGAAAGCTGTTCGACGCGCCGTTGCCCCGCCAATCTCTCGTCTTCGCCGCCGCGGGTTCGGCCGTCGCGGCGCGGCGCGGCTGATCGCCTGGGCCCGGCACGAGCGCCTCGCGACGTGGCTGGTCGCCGGCTTCGCGCTGGCGCATGGCGTGCTGTGGACCGCGATCCTGACCCAGTTGAAGGCCGCGCAGGACGTGCATTTCGACGTCGCCGAGGGCTACGCCTGGGGCCAGAAGCTGCTGCTGGGCTATGGCAAGCATCCGCCGCTGTCGGGCTGGGTCGCGGGGGCCTGGTTCGACGTGTTTCCGCCGACCGACTGGGCGACCTTTGGTCTGGCGATGGCCACGGTCAGCGTCGGCATGATGATCTGCTGGCAGATCGCCTTGCGCGTGGTCGATCGCCGCCGCGCCTTTCTCGTGGTGGTGATGCTGGCGCTCTATCCGATCTTCAATTTCAAGGGCTTCAAATACAATCCCGATCTGCTGCAACTGGTGACGCTGCCGCTGCTGGTGCTGGCCTATCTGGACGCCTTCGACAAGCGAACGTTGCGCTCGGGCATCCTGCTGGGTGCGGCCGGCGCGCTGGCGCTGATGACGAAATACTGGGTGGTGACGATGATCGGCGCGATCGGCCTCGCCGCGCTGATCCATCCGGCGCGGATGCTGTTCCTGCGTTCCCCGGCACCATGGGCGGCGATCGTGACGCTGGCCGCCTTGATGATACCGCATGGCATCTGGCTCAAGCAGGTGAATTTTGCGCCGTTCCTCTATGCCGGCGGGACCTATGCGATCTCCAGCCATCTGCAGAGCGTGCAACTGGTGCTGGGCTATCTCGGCCACAATGGCGCGCTGCTGGCACTTCCGCTGGTGCTGGCCGCGCTGGCGCTGGCGTGGAGCCCGCGCCGCTGGAAGCTGCCGTGGCAGGATCCCCGCGCGTTCCTGGCCGAGCCGTGGTCGATGCGTGACAATCAGGGCGTCCGGCGCGATCAGGCGCTGAACATCTGGCTGATCCAGGGCATCGTCGCGGTCGGGCCGCCGCTCGGCGCGCTGGCATTCAACGTCTATCTGAAGACCGACTGGGGCATTTCGCTGTTTTTCCTGGTGCCGCTGGCCGTGGTCGCGATCCCCTCGCTGCGGGTGCCGGGGGCTGCCGTGGTGCGACTCGCCGCGATCTGGCTGGTGCTGACGCTGTTGACCCTGGTGCTGGCGCCGCAGATCGCCATCGCCACGCTGCCGCACGATGCCGAGGGCCGCTTCACCCACATCTCGTATTCGCAGCTCTCCCGCCAGCTCACCGAGATCTGGCACGCGCGCTTCCATTCGCCGTGGAAGGTGGCCGCCGGCTACACCGACGTCGGCGAGCAGATGACCTTCTACAGCCCCGACCATCCGATGCCGCTGACGCCCTACGAGCCGTGGCCGTCCGGCCTGACGTCGCTGGAAGAGGCCAAGCGCGAGGGCTTCATCGGCATCTGCCAGATCGACGACTGGAAGCAGGCGATGTGCGACCAATGGATGAGGGAAAACGCCGCGAACGGCGAGAGGATCGTGGTCTCGACGCGGCATTTCTTCAAGGGCCAGGCCAGTGCCGCGACGAAGTGGAACGTGGTGATCGTGCCGCCGGGAAGGTAG
- a CDS encoding ABC transporter substrate-binding protein, translated as MISHRMVAATTLAVSIWLGTNAQAQQSNLPLKIGVLADFASVYSDIGGQGNVEATKIAIEEFGGQMFGKPIELVTADALNKADVAATITRKWYEAENVDMIIDMPTSATALAGMEMSKQFEKIMIVTDAASSDITGKSCSPYTAHWTYDTYGNAHTVGSAIVKQGGDSWYFITADYLFGHSIERDTGDVVRAAGGRVVGSSKHPLNTADFSSFLLQAQASKAKIVGLANGGGDTINTIKQASEFGIVAGGQKLAGIVMFISDIHSLGLKMAQGLIITEAYYWDLNDRTRAFGKKFFDKMKRMPTMNQAATYSATLHYLNAVKAAGTRATKPVLAKMRETPVRDAFTDNGVLRKDGRMVHSMFLLEVKKPEESKAPWDYYKVLAEVPGEQVFRPMKDGGCQYVK; from the coding sequence ATGATCTCGCACCGCATGGTGGCGGCGACGACGCTGGCTGTATCAATCTGGCTGGGGACGAATGCACAGGCGCAGCAATCCAATCTGCCGCTGAAGATCGGCGTGCTGGCCGATTTCGCTTCGGTCTATTCCGACATCGGTGGCCAGGGCAATGTCGAGGCGACGAAGATCGCGATCGAGGAATTCGGTGGCCAGATGTTCGGCAAGCCGATCGAGCTGGTGACGGCCGATGCGCTCAACAAGGCCGATGTCGCGGCCACCATCACGCGCAAATGGTATGAGGCGGAAAATGTCGACATGATCATCGACATGCCGACCTCGGCGACCGCTTTGGCCGGCATGGAGATGTCGAAGCAGTTCGAGAAGATCATGATCGTGACGGACGCCGCGTCGTCCGACATCACCGGCAAGTCATGCTCGCCCTACACCGCGCACTGGACCTACGACACCTACGGCAATGCCCACACCGTCGGCAGCGCCATCGTCAAGCAGGGCGGCGATAGCTGGTACTTCATCACAGCCGACTATCTGTTCGGCCATTCGATCGAGCGCGACACCGGCGACGTGGTGCGCGCCGCAGGCGGCAGAGTCGTCGGCTCCTCGAAACATCCGCTCAACACCGCGGACTTCTCCTCGTTCCTGCTGCAGGCGCAGGCGTCGAAGGCGAAGATCGTCGGCCTCGCCAATGGCGGCGGCGACACCATCAATACCATCAAGCAGGCCTCCGAATTCGGCATCGTCGCCGGCGGGCAGAAGCTGGCGGGCATCGTGATGTTCATCTCCGACATCCACTCGCTCGGGCTGAAAATGGCGCAGGGCCTGATCATCACCGAGGCCTATTACTGGGACCTCAACGACCGCACCCGCGCCTTCGGCAAGAAGTTCTTCGACAAGATGAAGCGGATGCCGACCATGAACCAGGCGGCGACCTATAGCGCGACGCTGCATTATCTCAACGCCGTGAAGGCCGCCGGCACGCGCGCCACCAAGCCGGTGCTGGCCAAGATGCGCGAGACGCCGGTGCGCGACGCCTTCACCGACAACGGCGTGCTGCGCAAGGATGGCCGCATGGTGCACAGCATGTTCCTGCTCGAGGTCAAGAAGCCGGAGGAGTCCAAGGCGCCGTGGGATTACTACAAGGTGCT
- a CDS encoding type II toxin-antitoxin system PemK/MazF family toxin, translating into MEIKRGDIVLMIAPRDLGRPRPGVIVQADEFNAEFSTIFICPMTTDIQDGFPLRPYVDPSAENGLRLRSQIMTDKMAAIRREQIRSLIGHIDVETAQQLDRSLLVVLGLARQA; encoded by the coding sequence ATGGAGATAAAACGCGGGGACATCGTTCTGATGATTGCCCCGCGCGATCTTGGACGACCGCGGCCTGGCGTCATCGTTCAAGCCGATGAATTCAACGCCGAGTTTTCGACGATCTTTATCTGTCCGATGACAACCGACATTCAAGACGGCTTTCCCCTGAGACCATATGTCGATCCGAGCGCGGAAAACGGACTACGTCTGCGCTCGCAGATCATGACGGACAAGATGGCTGCTATCCGCCGCGAACAAATTCGCAGCCTGATCGGCCATATCGACGTCGAAACCGCCCAACAACTCGATCGCTCGCTTCTGGTCGTTCTTGGCCTTGCGCGGCAAGCCTGA
- the lepA gene encoding translation elongation factor 4: protein MTTVPISNIRNFSIVAHIDHGKSTLADRLIQQTGGLQAREMKEQVLDSMDIERERGITIKAQTVRLNYLAKDGQDYIFNLMDTPGHVDFAYEVSRSLAACEGSLLVVDASQGVEAQTLANVYHALDAGHEIVPVLNKIDLPAAEPDQVKQQIEDVIGIDASDAVMISAKTGIGIDLVLEAIVTRLPPPKGDRAAPLKALLVDSWYDVYLGVVVLVRVVDGVMKKGMRVRMMGTNAAYDLERVGFFTPKMTAVDELGPGEIGFITAAIKEVADTRVGDTITDDKHPITEMLPGFKPAVPVVFCGLFPVDADDFETLRAAMGKLRLNDASFSFEMETSAALGFGFRCGFLGLLHLEIIQERLSREFDLNLIATAPSVIYKMHLTDGSEIEIHNPIDMPDVVKIAEIHEPWIEATILTPDEYLGSVLKLCQDRRGTQKELTYIGTRAMVKYNLPLNEVVFDFYDRLKSISKGYASFDYHVTDYKAADLVKMQILVNNEPVDALSMLVHRNRAEGRGRAMVEKMKDLIPPHMFVIPIQAAIGGKVIARETVRAMRKDVTAKCYGGDISRKRKLLEKQKEGKKKMRQFGKVEIPQEAFIAALKVDS, encoded by the coding sequence ATGACAACCGTCCCGATTTCGAACATCCGCAACTTCTCCATTGTCGCTCATATCGATCATGGCAAGTCGACCCTGGCCGACCGGCTGATCCAGCAGACCGGGGGGTTGCAGGCGCGCGAAATGAAGGAGCAGGTGCTCGATTCGATGGACATCGAACGCGAGCGCGGCATTACCATCAAGGCGCAGACGGTGCGGCTGAATTACCTCGCCAAGGATGGCCAGGACTACATCTTCAATTTGATGGACACGCCCGGCCACGTCGACTTCGCCTATGAGGTCTCGCGCTCGCTGGCGGCCTGCGAAGGTTCGCTGCTGGTGGTCGACGCCTCGCAAGGCGTGGAAGCCCAGACGCTCGCCAACGTCTATCATGCGCTCGACGCCGGCCACGAGATCGTGCCGGTGCTCAACAAGATCGACCTGCCCGCCGCCGAACCCGACCAGGTCAAGCAGCAGATCGAGGACGTCATCGGCATCGACGCCTCCGACGCGGTGATGATATCGGCCAAGACCGGCATCGGCATTGATCTCGTGCTGGAAGCCATCGTCACCCGGCTGCCGCCGCCGAAGGGCGACCGCGCAGCACCCCTAAAGGCGCTGCTGGTCGATTCCTGGTACGACGTCTATCTCGGCGTCGTCGTGCTGGTCCGCGTCGTCGATGGCGTGATGAAAAAGGGCATGCGCGTCCGCATGATGGGCACCAACGCCGCCTATGATCTGGAGCGCGTCGGCTTCTTCACGCCGAAGATGACCGCGGTCGACGAACTCGGCCCCGGCGAGATCGGCTTCATCACCGCGGCGATCAAGGAAGTCGCCGACACCCGCGTCGGCGATACCATCACCGACGACAAGCACCCGATCACCGAGATGCTGCCGGGCTTCAAGCCCGCCGTCCCCGTGGTGTTCTGCGGCCTGTTCCCGGTCGACGCCGACGATTTCGAAACGCTGCGCGCCGCGATGGGCAAGCTGCGGCTCAACGACGCCTCGTTCTCGTTTGAAATGGAAACCTCCGCCGCGCTGGGCTTCGGCTTCCGCTGCGGCTTCTTAGGATTGCTGCATCTGGAGATCATCCAGGAGCGCCTTTCCCGCGAGTTCGATCTCAATTTGATCGCGACCGCGCCCTCCGTGATCTACAAAATGCACCTGACCGACGGCAGCGAGATCGAGATCCACAATCCGATCGACATGCCGGACGTCGTCAAGATCGCCGAGATCCATGAGCCATGGATCGAAGCCACCATCCTCACTCCCGACGAATATCTCGGCTCGGTTCTGAAGCTGTGCCAGGACCGCCGCGGCACGCAGAAGGAGCTGACCTATATCGGCACCCGCGCGATGGTGAAGTACAACCTGCCGCTCAACGAAGTGGTGTTCGATTTCTACGATCGCCTCAAGTCGATCTCCAAGGGCTACGCCTCGTTCGACTATCACGTCACCGACTACAAGGCCGCGGATCTCGTCAAGATGCAGATCCTGGTCAACAACGAGCCGGTCGATGCGCTGTCGATGCTGGTGCATCGCAACCGCGCCGAAGGCCGCGGCCGCGCGATGGTCGAGAAGATGAAGGACCTGATCCCGCCGCATATGTTCGTGATCCCGATCCAGGCCGCAATCGGCGGCAAGGTGATCGCCCGCGAAACGGTGCGCGCGATGCGCAAGGACGTGACAGCCAAGTGCTACGGCGGCGACATCAGCCGCAAGCGCAAGCTTCTGGAGAAGCAGAAGGAAGGCAAGAAGAAGATGCGGCAGTTCGGCAAGGTCGAAATCCCGCAGGAAGCGTTTATTGCCGCGCTGAAGGTGGATAGTTGA